One region of Candidatus Deferrimicrobium sp. genomic DNA includes:
- the murI gene encoding glutamate racemase, whose protein sequence is MENPVGVFDSGVGGLTVLRELVSALPSERFVYLGDTARVPYGGKSAETVTRYAIEIANHLIRIRDIKLLVVACNTASSLALPVLRKIYKIPVVGMVDPCVRRAAALPEKRTIGVIGTLGTVRSGAYEEALRLSVPSARVRSIPCPLLVSLAEEGWTDNAITRAVIAEYLAPFLTDPLDALILGCTHYPVLKGPIREYLGGGTVLIDSAEEAARVVDILLSETQVRRNGAPGEVEFLVTDDPERFARVGKEFFGRELPDVGRVVL, encoded by the coding sequence TTGGAAAACCCGGTAGGCGTGTTCGATTCCGGTGTGGGAGGGTTGACCGTCCTGCGGGAACTGGTGTCCGCTCTTCCGTCGGAGCGGTTCGTCTATCTCGGCGACACGGCCCGTGTTCCCTATGGAGGGAAGTCCGCGGAGACCGTCACGCGGTACGCGATCGAGATCGCGAACCACCTGATCCGGATCCGCGACATCAAACTCCTCGTTGTGGCGTGCAACACCGCGTCGTCCCTCGCCCTTCCGGTCCTTCGGAAGATCTACAAGATCCCGGTGGTGGGGATGGTGGATCCGTGCGTTCGGCGCGCCGCCGCCCTGCCCGAAAAGCGGACGATCGGCGTCATCGGGACGCTCGGGACGGTTCGTTCCGGGGCATACGAGGAGGCACTGCGGCTCTCCGTTCCCTCGGCCCGGGTCCGGTCGATCCCGTGTCCCCTCCTTGTCTCGCTGGCGGAGGAGGGGTGGACCGACAACGCGATCACGCGTGCGGTGATCGCGGAATACCTTGCGCCGTTCCTTACGGATCCGCTCGACGCGCTGATCCTCGGCTGTACGCATTATCCCGTGCTAAAGGGGCCGATCCGGGAATACCTCGGAGGGGGCACCGTTCTGATCGACTCCGCCGAGGAGGCCGCCCGGGTCGTCGACATCCTGCTCTCCGAGACGCAGGTCCGGCGGAACGGTGCTCCGGGAGAGGTCGAGTTCCTCGTTACGGACGACCCGGAGCGGTTCGCGCGGGTGGGTAAGGAATTTTTCGGCCGGGAGCTGCCCGACGTGGGCCGCGTGGTCCTGTAG